In Hallerella succinigenes, the following are encoded in one genomic region:
- a CDS encoding ABC transporter ATP-binding protein, giving the protein MPNVNIDPNDIMIQLRGLQKTFGTQTVLADVNLNIRRGETMVIIGQSGGGKSVILKHMIGLLQPDGGEVVVDGVTISTPKFFDTRTIRKKMGMLFQSGALFDSMDTGENIAFALREHHPELSEKQVQEVVTEKLKLINLVPEFRTKMPSELSGGMRKRVALARAIALSPEILLYDEPTTGLDPITSDVINDLILDMQSKLGVTSVVVTHDMVSAFKVADRIAMLYKGRIIEVGTVDEIKNTTNPFVKQFITGKRKINPEDTAN; this is encoded by the coding sequence ATGCCCAATGTGAATATCGATCCCAATGACATCATGATTCAGCTGCGCGGGTTGCAGAAAACCTTTGGTACGCAGACGGTTTTGGCAGATGTGAATCTGAACATTCGCCGGGGTGAAACGATGGTGATCATCGGTCAGTCGGGCGGTGGTAAGTCTGTAATCTTGAAACACATGATTGGACTTTTGCAACCGGATGGTGGCGAAGTCGTGGTCGATGGTGTAACGATCAGTACTCCCAAATTTTTTGACACCCGAACCATTCGTAAAAAGATGGGCATGCTGTTCCAGAGCGGAGCGCTTTTCGATAGCATGGATACGGGTGAAAATATTGCCTTCGCACTCCGTGAACATCATCCGGAACTTTCTGAAAAACAGGTTCAGGAAGTGGTAACGGAAAAGCTCAAGCTGATTAACCTGGTGCCGGAATTTCGCACCAAGATGCCGAGTGAACTTTCGGGTGGCATGAGAAAGCGCGTCGCCCTAGCACGTGCGATAGCCTTGAGCCCTGAAATTCTTTTGTACGATGAACCGACGACAGGTTTGGATCCGATTACGAGCGATGTGATTAACGATTTGATTCTCGATATGCAGAGTAAACTCGGTGTAACTTCGGTCGTGGTGACGCATGACATGGTCAGCGCGTTTAAGGTCGCGGACCGCATTGCGATGCTGTATAAGGGACGTATTATTGAAGTCGGTACGGTCGATGAAATCAAAAACACCACAAATCCGTTTGTGAAGCAGTTTATTACCGGAAAACGTAAGATTAATCCGGAAGATACCGCAAACTAA